The nucleotide window TCGCTATCCAGAAAAGGTTCCGGCGGGCCGAGTGTCCTCCGCCCTGCAATCGCTCGTCGATCTAGCGCCGACGTTTTTAAGCTTTGCGGATATCCCGATTCCACGCACGATGACTGGTGTGGATCAAAGTGACGTATGGTCTGGGGAAGCTGATGACGCAAGGGACCATATCTTATGCGAAAACCGCACGCAGCCGACCGCTTTTCATATGAAACGTATGTCGATCAGCGCTATAAACTATCAATCTACTATCGTGAAACGTATGGTGAGCTGTTTGATTTAGAGACAGATCCGCAAGAGCTGAATAACCTGTGGGATGATCCAGCCTATGCTGATCTGAAATCAGCGCTTTTAATGAAGTACGCTTGGGCAGAGCTGGAGAAGGAACCGTTGCCGATGCCGCGGGTATGGCAGGCCTAAGTGAAGCAAAACTAGATACCTTGGATAAAAAGGAGAATGTTGAGTGGGGAATGATAATGTCTTATTTATTATGACTGACCAACAGCGCGCGGACTGTGTAGGCGTGAATGATAACCCTTACATTGAGACGCCGAATTTAGACTGGCTTGCTGCGCAAGGCGTGAACTTTACGAACGCATACACACCGAGTCCGTCGTGTATTCCGGCGCGCGCGGCTTTATTAACAGGCATGGCCCCGTGGAATACAGGTATTTTAGGAATGGGCGCAGGTCAAGGTCAGATGGGTGTTGGCTTTTCCCACACTTTGCCTGGTGAGCTGGCGAAAGCAGGTTACCAGACGCAGCTCGTTGGAGAAGGGCACTTCTACCCGCAACGGTCGTTAAATGGTTTTCACAACACTTTGTTAGACGAGTCTGACCGTGCTGAAGATCCTCAATTTACGTCAGATTATAAAGAGTGGTTTAACAAACATAAAGACGGGGAGTACGACGTCGTTGACCATGGAATCAATTGGAATTCTTGGATGGCACGTCCTTATCACGCGGTAGAACATTTACATCCGACGAACTGGACAGTGAATGAATCAATCAAATTCTTACAGAAACGTGACCCGAGTAAGCCTTTCTTTCTCATGACATCTTTTGCACGTCCGCACTCACCGTATGACCCGCCAAGCTACTATTTTGACATGTATAAAGATAAAGAATTACCAAAGCCATATGCTGGCGCATGGAACGACGTTTACGGACCCGAGCGTAAAGCTATTGAGCCTGATGCATGGCGGGGTATTCGAAGTGAAACGGAAACGCAGCGTGCCCGGGCGGGGTATTACGGATCGATTACCCATATTGATCAACAAATCGGGCGGTTACTATTATATTTGCAAAAATGCGGACAGCTGCACAATACGCTCATCATTTTTACTTCGGATCATGGAGATATGCTGGGAGATCATCAATTGTGGAGAAAGACGTATGCATATGAAGGCTCAGCCCGTGTTCCATTGATTATCAAGCCCCCGCGAGAGCTTGAATGCAAGCAAAAAACGGTTGCGGATGCGGTAGTGCTGCAAGATATCATGCCGACGATCCTTGATATTGTGGATGCTGACATTCCAGAAACCGTCGACGGCTTGAGCTTAAGAGGTGCGATTGAAGGAGACATGTTCCCAAGGACATATATTCATGGGGAGCATAGTGCTTGTTACGCTGAAAGTCAGGAAATGCAGTATTTAACGGATGGTGAATACAAATATGTTTGGCTGCCACGCTTGCACGAGGAGCAGTTGTTTCATATTAAAGAAGATCGAGGGGAAAGTGAAGATCTCGCCAAGGACATAGCGTACAATGATGTCTTAGTGATGTGGCGCAAACGAATGGTCGATCTTCTGGAAAAGCGTCAACTAGGGCTGACGTCGGGAGACGAGCTCGTCAGTCAAGCCGGAAAGCCGCCGATCGTTTCACCAAAGTATCAAGAACGGTTGGAGCGGTCGAGTTACAAATGGATGTAAGCTTGATTGATCAGATTTAAGATCACACAACAAGGAATAAACTTTATTTAGTGAGGGATCAATATTGAGCCAACCGAACATCATTTACATTTTGACAGATGACATGGGCTACGGTGATCTAAGCTGTTACACAGCCCAGCAATATCAAACAAAGCATATTGATCGCCTTGCAGATGAGGGGCGGCTATACACTGACGCTCATTCAACTTCGGCTGTTTGTACACCTTCGCGCTACAGCATATTGACAGGTAGATATTGCTGGCGAGGACCGGTAAAAAAAGGCGTTTTACACGGACACGATCCGTCCATTCTTGAACCTAACCGTGAGACGGTTGCCTCGTATCTAAAATCGTATGGATATCGGACTGCTTGTATTGGCAAGTGGCATCTTGGTTTAGGATGGGCGAAGGATCAACATGCTCCTCACGGTGTAGACTACACCCTGCCAATTCAAGATGGTCCAATAGACCATGGCTTCGACTACTTTTATGGCATTTCGGCATCCCTTGACATGCCACCTTATTGTTTTATCGAAAATGACCGAACGGTGGGTATTCCTTCTGTGCCTAAAGATCCAGTCGATTTTAGCCAAGAAGGTCGTGATGGCTTTATGGTTCCTGGTTGGAAGGACGAAGATGTGAATTCCACCTTGACGGAAAAGGCTCTCGATTTTATTAAGCAGCATGATACAGAAAAAGAAGATCCGTTTTTCTTATATTTATCGCTGACCGGGCCTCATACCCCTTGGTTGCCGAAAACAGAATTTCACGATCAAAGTGGCGTCGGTCCAAGAGGAGATTTAATTCTTGAAATTGATGATACGGTCGGGCAGATTTTATCATTACTTGAAGAAAAAAACATGAGAGAAAATACGATGGTCATCTTTACGAGTGATAATGGTCCCGATCCATGTCGTGAGGAAATGACGTCTTATGGCCATATGTCAACAGCACAGTGGCGGGGGCAGAAAGCAGATATTTGGGAAGGTGGACATCGTGTTCCATTTATCGTGAGCTGGCCTGTCCGTGTACCTGAAGGGACTGTTAGCCATTCCCTTCTGTCACTCAGTGACTTAATGGCTACATGTGCTGCAATCGTTGATGGAACATTGCCGCAAGATGCTGGCGAGGATAGCATGAGCCAACTTTCAGAAATGACAGGACAGACGTCTGCTGAACCATTACGTGAGTCAATCATTCTTCATTCTTTTGAAGGGATGCTGTCTTTAAGAAAAGGGGATTGGAAATATATCCGGGGTGCTGGCGGAGGCGGGTTCGATTTACGTGACAGAAGTCGAATTGGTATACCACACACGGACGATCGTGTGGTAAAGCCCGATGATCCTCAAGAGCAGCTTTATCAATTAGTCAATGATGAGGAGGAGCGAGTAAACAAAATACACGATGCTCCTGAAAAATTGCTGGCCTTAAGTCAGGAATTGGATGAGCTCATTGCGGCTGGACGGACAAGACCATGAAGCCATGCATAAAGTTGCTAGTTAGAGGTACCGGGGAAGGACATGACCGGTACCCTTTTTCCAATGTCAACAGAAATATTGCTGATTTGCCGGATCGGCAATTAATTTCTGTTCATAATGCGCTAGGCGCTTTGCTGCAAATCCGGGTGTCACGTTAAACGTTTTGGCAACAATTGCAATGGCTTCATCTAAAGAATAAGGCAAACGTACCTCCCGTAGCATAAAGGTCGGTACACAAAAATGAAAGGCAAATCGGTTCGCATCAAGCTCTTGATAATCGACCCAAGACTTCGGCATGACCATTTGATTCCCCGCGTGCCTCAAAGCATGACCAAGCTCATGACCGAGCTTTTCCCAACGATCCGCTTCACTTAACCGAGAATCGATCCAAATTGTGTTAAAGTAAAACGCCGAATCGTGCGGCTCAAAAACGAGGCGAAGCCCTAAAATATAAGCAATCATTCGTGCATCCAGCTGATCTGGTGTCTTAATATTCATCTCATCGTAAAGTGCCTTTACAAAATCTTCTAAGTGACTTGTCGTATAGTACAAGAAAACACCTCATTATTCAAAAAAGCGATCATATGTTCGGTTTATGAGTGAAAAGAAAAGACCTGCTACGGTCTCTCACTTGAGATATATGATATATCTGTATTTTTAAATTACTATAAACCATTTACTGAAGATTGTCACGGAAAATGAATACAATACTGTTGTTTTTTTACTCTTTTTGCTGCTCTTCTTCTTCAATCGCCTTCCATATTCTAGCGAG belongs to Litoribacterium kuwaitense and includes:
- a CDS encoding arylsulfatase, with the translated sequence MGNDNVLFIMTDQQRADCVGVNDNPYIETPNLDWLAAQGVNFTNAYTPSPSCIPARAALLTGMAPWNTGILGMGAGQGQMGVGFSHTLPGELAKAGYQTQLVGEGHFYPQRSLNGFHNTLLDESDRAEDPQFTSDYKEWFNKHKDGEYDVVDHGINWNSWMARPYHAVEHLHPTNWTVNESIKFLQKRDPSKPFFLMTSFARPHSPYDPPSYYFDMYKDKELPKPYAGAWNDVYGPERKAIEPDAWRGIRSETETQRARAGYYGSITHIDQQIGRLLLYLQKCGQLHNTLIIFTSDHGDMLGDHQLWRKTYAYEGSARVPLIIKPPRELECKQKTVADAVVLQDIMPTILDIVDADIPETVDGLSLRGAIEGDMFPRTYIHGEHSACYAESQEMQYLTDGEYKYVWLPRLHEEQLFHIKEDRGESEDLAKDIAYNDVLVMWRKRMVDLLEKRQLGLTSGDELVSQAGKPPIVSPKYQERLERSSYKWM
- a CDS encoding ImmA/IrrE family metallo-endopeptidase codes for the protein MYYTTSHLEDFVKALYDEMNIKTPDQLDARMIAYILGLRLVFEPHDSAFYFNTIWIDSRLSEADRWEKLGHELGHALRHAGNQMVMPKSWVDYQELDANRFAFHFCVPTFMLREVRLPYSLDEAIAIVAKTFNVTPGFAAKRLAHYEQKLIADPANQQYFC
- a CDS encoding sulfatase family protein, whose amino-acid sequence is MSQPNIIYILTDDMGYGDLSCYTAQQYQTKHIDRLADEGRLYTDAHSTSAVCTPSRYSILTGRYCWRGPVKKGVLHGHDPSILEPNRETVASYLKSYGYRTACIGKWHLGLGWAKDQHAPHGVDYTLPIQDGPIDHGFDYFYGISASLDMPPYCFIENDRTVGIPSVPKDPVDFSQEGRDGFMVPGWKDEDVNSTLTEKALDFIKQHDTEKEDPFFLYLSLTGPHTPWLPKTEFHDQSGVGPRGDLILEIDDTVGQILSLLEEKNMRENTMVIFTSDNGPDPCREEMTSYGHMSTAQWRGQKADIWEGGHRVPFIVSWPVRVPEGTVSHSLLSLSDLMATCAAIVDGTLPQDAGEDSMSQLSEMTGQTSAEPLRESIILHSFEGMLSLRKGDWKYIRGAGGGGFDLRDRSRIGIPHTDDRVVKPDDPQEQLYQLVNDEEERVNKIHDAPEKLLALSQELDELIAAGRTRP